acgtggcaaaactaaaaatatatttggactctacgaaattttatgagttttttataatttttttcaaaatttttggacctcattttcggtcccaagacaaagtaaaaattcaaaattttgtattttgaatcggaccggccgaatcgaaccggactggtcgaatcggactagccttttcttttcttcttcttcccttccccgcgcaTCCCttccctcttcctctctctcccattttctctctcctccctcctccccacgccgCGCTGCCaccacccagccctccccacctTGCCGGTGCGCCGCCCCAGCCTTCCCCCACCTCCAGCCGGCCTTCCAGGCGGCCGAAAATGACGCGCAAAGAGGCGAAATGTGTAGTGCGCTGTTTTAGCTTCCCGGTCAAAATCCGGccaatccggccaccgattgggccggctcttgtgtcaaacaccatctacacctcgagagcttttctatagacactaagaacaccaaaatccattaagCGGTTTGCCTAATTtttatccgggaagttttagcccatttcaacttttgggctagatttctcgcaaaccgtgaaccccacgagaaaaccgagagtactagagtgctccactcgtcaagagcttcgaggcaatataaattttgaaatttttcaacaccgtttttcggtaggtcccacgaaacttcgtagtgtttttccgagcattaaatgagcttagaaaatttagtaaaaattatatgctagcccccgtgttgtgggcttcgtgtagataccttcaattcacagaaattcgacggttgccagggtctgtgaatttccagccagacagacaggctactgaaaaagtcttggaattggatcgagattttggctaccccaccattgtcagacgtctcgagttatgattctttttgcattagcttagtaatattgctaaggaccgcggacaaagtttgagaatttttagagcttatttgggtagtttttgcaaaaagggtcaattataaggactaaactgtaattttacatattgtgattgatgactgtttagatgggcccaggaggggctatgtgatgtgattaagttgtgggtgtatggtttgtggatatagaagtgtgttttaagcccttttgcaggttgggtaggtcctaggtataggggagactctgccggattttcggcacgacataGGATacctttggtctttttcttagtttgtattgagtcaaatttattgaatgattgtaataaaattgtcaggtgagctgggatagccttcctcctccgcccagccgccacagtgactgctgttaagtttgtgagtaaaatattaattttaattgtaatttcgatattattatatgtttaagcatgcccatgcatcacttataaatatgtatctatatagttaaactctaggcacgttttatgttgcattcacaactgttaaagtgccatggatgttgttatggtaatttggagcagtgtgcgtgagttggcgtgcatgtggtatggtgttggctatggacaggatgggtagacacggcttgagatcttcgctgggacccggtcattcggggtagacacgacttgagttcttcgctgggaccccgatttggtttattaagcgaaagtccagcttgagttcttcgctggcacaggttggattaagagggctgtataggggatcagctcccatatatgtattgtttgacagtgttgggtgtgtgagtgctccaaattgcctttttgatgtgatttgtatgaaatttatgatagtgttgcatttcacttcacagggtgcattagttttagatagttatagagattatggttaaaattgatattttactctctgagtcgaacgctcactcctgttcattatttttccaggctacaggaggattattattgtggttaacctgcttttcttcttcgcaggtcgtttatttatatttgtgtaattctgttaactcctagaattttcgcacgtgttagaaatatttatttgatttgggtctataatataatttgccatgttggacctgtaaacttattatatacatgtatgttggactggatgagggagctgagctcccatttgactttatgttattatgagtatgtggagggtgagctgagctccccaattgattatatattgtgtttacaggttgggtgagtcaaaaactccccgttaaaaggtctattttatggctagactctgtccggttgaattcttgaaattgggcccaaatgggccttagagttgggttgaggtatagttaggcttactacgggcatcgggagctttaggctggcccaagtcctagtgccggcccggcccatagattgggtcatgacatttaaataaatagaatttaaatattttatagaattattaaattttaaaatataaattattaataaaaatattattttatgtaaaatgttaactataaaatatataaaattaaacgggtTGTAGTAATTTTTGAAtgataaaaatcagatttgaaatgagtttgagtaatttaacataaatttgaaatgagtttgagtaatttaacataaattgaaaaaattaattgGGTTCAAGTATCGACAGGATATCCTACTCATTGACATCTCTACATGCATTGTACGTCATTTATACTCGTTGCCATACttgtgatttaatttttatatatagttttctcttaatttttggcATATGATATAGTAATAATATATTGATTTttaatagttaattaaattaaatgtgctttgtatattttattttttcataagttTAATTTGTTAATCTTAAATAAAGttagaatttatttttaatcTTGCTTTTCTATATAGTTTAGAATTAAATCATCATCTTTTACTACTTTTAGCAATGTACATATTAtgttgtttttattaataaaattaataatgtattagtttaggattttttttaaactttaaaatattCCTACTTTACTTACACGTATTATGTTACTCTTATAAATAGTATTAATGAgtcaatattaatgaaaatttcacatttctatcattggaaattttagaattttttactattttgtgaaatttacaataatattttattacatattcttataatattaaaattttatattttatttttggaaTATTATTTCTGTTAATATAatatgtatttttatgaaataaattactttatataaatttaaaagataaaatattaaaattttgtaatgcttgaatttttcttattttatacataaagatataattaaagagaaagagaagaataCACACTGTTGCATATAGAGATTTTTAATGTGCTTTGTATATTCAGGATGATAAATgacatttattattattttttttaactataCAATAAATGATAGTTACATATATGAGATTTTTCTTGACATCTTTGCACAGGCTTGTTAATATGGTTTTGAagtttactattttttttttaatttttctttttttttatgaagatgatgaggaaTGAAAATTTCTAATTATGCTAAAAGTTAGAAAAAGGATTTTcctttcataaaaatattattatgaaaatttttaaaattttgaaaaaataattaatcttatattattatatagttGTTTTGATGAAAGGATTTCGCGCACGTTGACTTTAACTTATTATGGTTATCTATAAGTAGAATCACTTTTAACATACaatccaaattttattttatattatttatatcaaAGTTCTCCACTTAAATTTTATGGATACAAACTCTTTGAAAATTTTTCTAATAGAACTCCATATttaatagaaaataataaaataccttcctatttttaaataatttatttaataaaaaataataaaatacttttttatttttataaataatataaatcatgaaaatatttttataaaattttattttaaattatattataataaaaatttaattaagcagACTTTAAATACAAGTAAGACaatgaattttatatttatataaaatctaaaattatataaacaatgaaattttaaaatttaagaattttaaatttatataaaatttatataaacactaaaattaaattaaatattaaaaaatataattttaaatactataaataatgaagACAATTTGATTAAAATCGATGTTCCCTTCATAAATAGACATAGATGAATGTATTGTCAATTTAATGATGAGAaaacattattaattattatttttaattcagttcCAATTGAATTCAAATTTGAAAccacaaaaatttaaaattataatagattaattaattatttttatcagtTAATCAAAAATATCAATGAAGGAAAAAAGATTGCATGTTTCTTTCAAAAAAGTTTTGAGTTGTTTTGTTAAAAGTCAATTTGATGGGTTCCATGGAGAAAGTGGACCATACGAAtgggtataataataataataataacaggcCAAAACCCACTGTTTTTTGTTAGTAgtgatattttattaaataaaaatcagATCGCTAGCTAAAACCAGGCCGATAGGCCTCACCCTTATGCCTAATCCTAGGCAACAACTAGCTAAGTGAAAAAACCTATAGAATATTAGATAACAACTATAGCAAAGTGAAAACATACATATAAAGTTGGACATTACAAAGATCCAAAAACGCATGAGACAAAGCCAAAATATTAATATAGCTATGTGCATGAGGCAAGAGAAGTAAAAAAGTAAAAACCAAAGCGAGTAGCGGAACTCTGCACCAGATTCTGTAGAAAACAACATGCAGAAGCAATGAAGACCAAACTTGGACCTgacaaaaatttgcaaatttaagACAGCAACATGTCCAagcaatagaaaattaaaattctacAAACAGCGATACAATTAAGGGCCAAAACCAAAAGAAACTTTCTTTATCTCTACCTTTTTAATACTTTACACAACAAACTCACAAAGAAAGGATTCAAAATTTATCATATAATTAGATCTTTATCTGAGTTCTTGAGAAATCATCATTTTTTCCTTCACTAGATGTCATAAATCTGAAACTTATAAAATCAGTAGATCATCAATCATCATGGGAATCAATAACTATAAATAAAACCAATTTACAAAACTCCCAATCATAACAAAATATcagcaaaaaagaaaaaaaaatcatcttgATGTACCTTATTTAGTCAAAATTGATGCCATTATTATCCTCATTGATAAAACAATTACAAGTAGCAAGAATGTCATTCAGACCCTCAATGAGCACATATCTGTAGCACATTAAGATTAAAATTAGTCTGCATGTTTATAGTCTATTTAACAATAAAATATCTAAAAAAACTTCACttttaaaactaatataaaaacaACTTACTTGAAAGTGATGCATTATTCTTCTTCTAATGCATCATCAACTTTTTTAGCTCCCTCCTCTATATCAATAATTATGCCATCAATATCATTCCTGGTCCAATTATCTTCTTCAAATTCTGCATTACTAGATCCAATGATATCACCACCATTTATAGGAAGCCCACAGTTTGACTCTAATGAAATCTCCTCTCCCATTTCATACAAGTCATGAGGTTTTGTTCTAACAACAACATTCCAATCAGATTGCAATGCATCTTGAACATAAAAAACTTTTTGCACTTGTGATGCAAAAACAAATGGTTCATCATGTAAATGCACTCCAGTATGGATTAGCTTTGATAAGTTCACAAGTGTGAAACTAAGTTCATCTTTTCTTATCCCTTTTCCCCACTCTATATCAAcccaatcacatttaaataacACAACTTTAAACATTTCATAATAATTCAGCTCAATTATGTCATTTATCACACCATAATAAACAATCTCTTCTTCTGAACTTGATGCTTTTGCCATGACCATAACACCACTATTTTGTGTCTTCCTCTTACCCTCCCTTTCTTTAGTGTGGAACCTTATCTTGTTGATGATGTACCCTTTATACCTTTTTGCAACAAAGTTTGGTCCTTGACTTAACCATTTAACATGGTTAGTGACTTGTGGACTATTTAACTCTGATAATCTATCAACCAGTAAGCAATCAATTTATTCATACCATAAATATAATTGCCATCACTTCTTATCGATTAAAAGGTAAGATTCAACAATATACTTACATGAGAGCAGAACCAACTAATAAATGTTGAATTATGAAGTCTTTCTAACTCTATTTCAGAAGCTCCACGATTACGATTTTTACTACgattttgtcttttaattatatTTCGATGCTCCCTATTAAGAAAATTTACCATAATATATcaaaatgttattaaaaatataccacaaatcaaatataaataaacaaATCAAAGTTTTTAATGCATACTCAATGAATGGAGTGATGGAATCACAATTGTATAGAACATATCAATGTGCTTGCATACTTGTTTGGTCATCAAGAATTGCATCAAATACTTTTCCAATTGGATGACCTGGTACAATAAGCAAAGGAGCATTTTGTGGTGGGGGCAGATCAACTTCATCATCATTCCTTAATGATCGATTAAAATTTGTTTCAACACATTCAAAGTATCTAGAACAATATGTTATAGATTCATTTGCTATATACCACTCAGCAATTGAACCTTCAGGATGGGCTCTATTCCTCACATTTGACTTCAGTGTGAACAAGTACCTACATGTCATTAATGAAGATCAAGCAAAAGTTTCACAAAATAGTAAAAAATTAAGGAAGACAAATGATatgaaggggaaaaaaaaagaaaagaaaaaacctcTCTATTGGATACATCCATCGATAATGCACTGGTCCTGCTAATCTTGCTTCAGTGGCTAAATGAATAACTAAATGTACCATAATAGCAAAGAATGATGGTGGGAAAATCTTTTCAAGCTAACACAATGTTAAGCATATTTGTGATTCTAATTCATCAAGCCGACTTCTTATGAGAACTTTAGAACATAATTCTCGAAAATAATAACACAAATCAATTATTGGTTGACATACTTTCTTTGGTAAAGTTCCCCTCAAGGATATAGGCAACAAATCTTGCATTAAAACATGAAAATCATGACTTTTAAGCCCTATTATTTTGCGCTTTTTTACTTTTACACATCTTGAAATGTTTGAGGAACAACTATCTGGCACTTTAAGTTCTTTCAACACTTTAAGCACACGATCCTTCTCCATAAGGGACATTGAGTAACAGGCAGGAGGTAAATATGTCTTTTCTTATACGCATGTTCATGAGGTCTTGACGTGCCTTCAAATTATCCTTTGTTTTCCCATCTAAGTTCAACAAAGGTTCCTAATATATTATCACACACATTCTTCTCAATGTGCATGACATCAAGATTATGTCGAACCAAATTAAACTCCCAATATGGCAAAGTGAAAAATATGCTTTTTTTGTTCCATGCCTCTTCCTTCTTAATTGCTTCAccattttcattctttataacTACTTTACCATCTAATTGTTTCAAACCAATAGATCCTGTTGTTCGAATTGGTGTTTTTCTCAATTCATCTTTACCATCAAAATTACGCTTGTCACGTCTAAATGGATGATTAGGAGGCAAAAATCGATGATGACCCATAAAGCAATATTTCCCCTCTTTATCCAACCACTTTAAACAAGTGTCAAAGCCACAAGAAGGACAAGCAAATTTGCTTTTAGTATTCCAACCTAATAACATTCCATAAGCAGGAAAATCATTAATGGTCCACATTAGAGCAACACGCATTTGAAACTTATTGTGGCCATGGGCATCATAAGTATCTAGACCATTAGTCCATAAATTATTCAACTCATCAATTGAAGGCTGCATGAATACATCAATTTTGTCTCCAGGTGACTCGGGACCAGGAATAAGTAAAGATAATATGAAAGAAAATTACTTCATACATAACCATGGAGGCAAATTATAAACAGTTAAGATGATTGGACATGTACTATGCACAATGCTCATATTTCGAAATGGATTAAAACCATCACTTGCTAAACCAAGTCGAACATTATGTGGATCTTTAGAAAATTCCTTATATCGATTATCAAATTCTTTCCAAGCAATGGAATTAGCTGGATGTCTTAAATAGCCATCACCATTACGCTCATCAGAATGCCATCGCATCAAAGAAGCAGTTTTGGAACACATGAACAACCTTTGGAGTCTTGGTTTTAAAGGAAACCACCTTAACACtttttttgcctttttttttcttctttctcatcATTGTAGATGACccaacatcgaaatccattacatTTGTAACCCATCTAGAAGCACCACAAATGGAACATATTTGATCATTCACATTTTCCTTCCAAAATAACATACAATTATTGGGACAAGCATGAATCTTCTCATAACCAAGACCCAACTCACCGATGAGTTTTTTAACCTCATAACATGGCTTTGGTAATTTTCCCCGTTTGGTAATGTTTCTCTCAAAGTACCAAGCAAATCTTTGAAAGATTTATTACTCCACCCATTCAAGCATTTCTTGTGAAACAAGTCTAGAATAAATGAGAGTTTGCTATGTTTTTTGCTACCCTCAAAAAGCACTTCATTAGTTTTTTTCAAAAATCCATAAAACTTTTGAGCTTCCTCATTCAACTCTTTTCCATCGATTTCAATGTTTTGATCATTACCACAGTCAACGTGCTCTACCATTTCACTATTGAAACCTTTGTCTCCAATGTTTGCATGACCAATTACCATATCTTTTATAAATTGTTGAATCCCGACTTGTACACCTGAGCTAGATTGTCCATAATTTAAGTTGAGATTATTAAAATGATCACCTTCTATGGTAGTTGATAATGACTCACCATGACAATACCACTGCATGTAGCTCATGCAGAACCCATGCTTTATTATGTGATCCATAACAACATCTTGGCCAAATCGGAGTGCATTGACACACTTTATACATGGACATGGTAGCTTCCCATCTTTAGAAGATTTAAGAGCAAATTGTAGGAAATTTAGTATTCCTTGCAAGTAGTTAGTACTTAATCTATTCGACTCGTGTATCCATGACTTATCCATTTGAGCAAGCTAGTATCACATAAAACAAAAAATAATGCGACTTATTACTAGATAGACTAAATGGAGTCAATATAAATCAATCATAACATCTATTGAATGATCATATGGCTTTAGTAAGAAAGCAATAAAAATGAGGATTTAAGAACTTGCAAGTTTTAGGATGTATAGTAAAAATAATAATGAGTGCTAATTTGATTCAAATTATATGAGTTCGAGTTTCAATTTGATACAAATAAATTAGAGAATATATTAatttaacaacaacaacaacaacaacaacaacaacaacaacaacaacaacaacaacaacaacaacaacaacaacaataataataataataataataataaattaatggaTAATATGAATATCTTCAAAACATGATCAATAGGAGCATAACAATTTCAATGGGTTAATATGGAAAGAAAAATGCAAGAGTCCATGTGATTAACTAATTATGCACCAAATCACATCAAATGTGTTGCAGATTCATAACATCAAGCGCTGGGCTGACTCAATTTTATACTTTACTCATAGACATTTATCATTGCATTTTGAAATTGGTATTAGCCTCTTATTTTGAGATAAGCCAAGGTCTaggggatgtgaaatttcaatagtTTGTAACTAAAAAGTGCAATACATATTCAAAAAAATGAAAATCCTATAGAATTTTAATTTGTCTTGTTCCACTAGAATCTAATAGTTACACCAGTTTAGTAGCTTTTTACAGAGTTTTCTATCACTGACTTTATTATGTGTAACACCACATGATTTAACCTTAACTTTCAAAAGTGAATAATGTTTCTATACGTCGATTAAACCTTACAAAAACAATCATTAGACAAAATTGTACACAACCTACCcactcaaaattaattacaacccTCTCACAAAATGAATGGCTGATTCCTCAAGCTTAGCGATGGGTTACAAATAGTCaaaaaactaaaaatattttGACCCACAAATTCAACAAATGGATAGATATTAGAGGATTTAATCTGTTGTCTTAAACTTTTCTGCTAAAAACTTTTCTACTAAGCTTAACTGCGTCCTTGTGATGCTTGACAAATACAGAGAGTAAATGGTCCTCATTTGATGTGTCCCAAAAATTTCTTGCCATTATGCATTTCCCTAATCTCCACCTTTACATTCTTTTAATGTAAAAAGAATGAGGCTAATATAGACATATCTATGGAAAGCCTTTTTTCCATCTTTGAACAACTCAAACTATTTATAGCCCATTAATTATACTGTAAAATCTAAATCAAAACTACACAGCGCATGCCCACTTAATAAAACATAATTAAACATGTAGAATTACTCAGATGATGGTGGCTTTAGCTATAATTCTTAACTCCAAAATCCCATAATATTATTTCCTTTACATGCATGCCTTTAGTTCTTTGATGTAAaggaaaaatatgaaaaacaaaGTTTAAGGGATGAATTTTTATTAAGTATTACttgttgttatatgcaaatttctTAGATCAGGTTAAAAGCTAGGTTTGAGAAAATTAAcagtataaaataaaataaaaaaattagagaagacaACTACAAAAAGAGTTGattgattaaaaaatataaaaggaaAAAGTAACTTATAGGTGATAATGATCACTCTATTATCTTTTTAGCTTGAATCTTGTTTTTTGATTTTGTGATTTCGCTTGGAGAGCACGCAGAAGAAACTTTTTTGCAAGGAAAAAGTTTGATGAAAAGTAAAGTAACCCAGCCAGTGGTTTTACGTCCACAGGTAGGATAATatcattttaatataaatttgacTTTCGGTAGGTTCAGGTTTCtatagtatatatatattttttctttaaaagctatactatatttaattaaaattaatatgccCTTCTTCTcggtttttattttattcctcatttttatatttatatttaatttttttattttcaaaataaattcataattaaaaaaaataaaatgcaaacagTGATTTACTTATAAACTTATTTTAatgcaagaaaaataaaaattaacgtTGCACTTTGGTGTAAAAtattcaataaaatataaaaattaagaaataacgttaaaattcaattgaattcaaaTAACTGTACCTAATTATTTtaggtattctaattaactcgaatTTCCATTCgagtattaaattaataaaatataatttttaataaaaattaatctttttTCTTCAAATACTTTCAAATCCTCAAATTTAATCTAAATATAACTCTAAATTTTCgtgataataaaatttattttatttaacctAGTCTCATTTAGTCCAATAGTTAAGAGGATATTACTAAAAATGAATAATTCTAATATTTATGAATATCCAGTTTGACTGAATCCTAATAGGAAGGAGTTAGAATTTGATGAATAATACTAATGTGGATTCAGGTTTATATATTGAGTATGTATTATCAAAgttgtttatataaataattaattacatataaaatctatttttttgtaataatatttataaattatatattatattttaaataaataaaatattttataaaatttttaaaaattttaaaaataaattattaataaataatattttttatatacattattaattaaaatatataaaattagatGGACTCTAATATTTTTCGATTAAAAATAATTAGATTTAGGATAGATTCGAGTAAGATAATTGTGGGTATCTTACTCATCGTCATTCCTACATATCACTCACTTgataaattcagatttgagtTCCTACTTATCCAATTCcctaaattacaaaaaaaaaaattattatatttaaattaaataaaagaaataaaattacacaTGACTTAAAATAATTGGAATTCAAATgacccaaattcaaattcattcaAGCTGATCCGTTTACCATCTCTAatgctaattaaaaaaaatcattccTAATATATACAATTTTCCGTATTTAGTTACCATACTTGAATATTACCTGAATATGTATctgttaatttaattttaatatattcaattaatttctaatttataTAATCTTTTTgtgaaaaaattatattattttaaattca
The Hevea brasiliensis isolate MT/VB/25A 57/8 chromosome 15, ASM3005281v1, whole genome shotgun sequence genome window above contains:
- the LOC110636261 gene encoding uncharacterized protein LOC110636261, with amino-acid sequence MDKSWIHESNRLSTNYLQGILNFLQFALKSSKDGKLPCPCIKCVNALRFGQDVVMDHIIKHGFCMSYMQWYCHGESLSTTIEGDHFNNLNLNYGQSSSGVQVGIQQFIKDMVIGHANIGDKGFNSEMVEHVDCGNDQNIEIDGKELNEEAQKFYGFLKKTNEVLFEGSKKHSKLSFILDLFHKKCLNGWSNKSFKDLLGTLRETLPNGENYQSHVMRWVTNVMDFDVGSSTMMRKKKKKGKKSVKRNGDGYLRHPANSIAWKEFDNRYKEFSKDPHNVRLGLASDGFNPFRNMSISPGDKIDVFMQPSIDELNNLWTNGLDTYDAHGHNKFQMRVALMWTINDFPAYGMLLGWNTKSKFACPSCGFDTCLKWLDKEGKYCFMGHHRFLPPNHPFRRDKRNFDGKDELRKTPIRTTGSIGLKQLDGKVVIKNENGEAIKKEEAWNKKSIFFTLPYWEFNLVRHNLDVMHIEKNVCDNILGTFVELRWENKG